A single window of Luteipulveratus halotolerans DNA harbors:
- a CDS encoding phytase: MKTSLLTASVAVALLAATATAPAHARPTPDGPVAVTTDNETPALYDDEQGGNASGDDPAIWVHPHDSRRSVVLATAKEGGLRVYDLRSRELQSLPATAAPRADGVAGRYNNVDIAYGMNVRGRTVDLAVVSDRYNDQLRFFTIDPAGSATRQPLTEVTAPELGFLFNPDRDAVGDEHTAYGVSVWQPRPGEAYAVITQEGTTRIATARITSSTNGVGYSDVQHLSMPGSFALPDGTTWTPCEEPGTGPQLEGLGVDQDTSTLYAAQEDVGLWRVPLPLGTGQPRLVDKVTDFGIQDRWNPETEECDPVGPDRGLGGHLLTADAEGVDVYDGPGRTGYVVVSSQGDDTFAVYGLTGRNRAVGSFRIRGVDGADDVNGSDGLAIASRPVGPYTRGLLVSHDEPETGADVDPERDATNFSYVGWGSVADALGLTAVPR, encoded by the coding sequence ATGAAGACGAGTCTGCTGACGGCCTCGGTCGCCGTCGCGCTGCTGGCCGCCACCGCCACCGCGCCTGCCCACGCCCGCCCGACGCCCGACGGCCCGGTGGCCGTCACGACGGACAACGAGACGCCCGCGCTGTACGACGACGAGCAGGGCGGCAACGCCAGTGGCGACGACCCGGCGATCTGGGTGCACCCGCACGACTCACGCCGCTCGGTCGTGCTCGCCACCGCCAAGGAGGGCGGCCTACGCGTCTACGACCTGCGCTCGCGCGAGCTGCAGTCGCTTCCGGCCACCGCCGCGCCGCGCGCCGACGGCGTCGCCGGTCGCTACAACAACGTCGACATCGCCTATGGCATGAACGTCCGCGGTCGCACCGTCGACCTCGCCGTCGTGTCGGATCGTTACAACGACCAGCTGCGGTTCTTCACGATCGACCCGGCCGGATCTGCGACCCGGCAGCCGCTCACCGAGGTCACGGCGCCCGAGCTCGGGTTCCTGTTCAACCCCGACCGTGACGCGGTGGGAGACGAGCACACGGCGTACGGCGTGTCGGTGTGGCAGCCGCGGCCGGGCGAGGCGTACGCCGTCATTACCCAGGAGGGCACCACCCGCATCGCGACCGCCCGAATCACCAGCAGTACCAACGGTGTCGGATACTCCGACGTGCAGCACCTGAGCATGCCGGGCTCGTTCGCGCTGCCCGACGGCACCACCTGGACGCCGTGCGAGGAGCCCGGTACCGGCCCGCAGCTCGAGGGCCTGGGCGTCGATCAGGACACCTCCACGCTGTACGCGGCGCAGGAGGACGTCGGGCTCTGGCGGGTGCCGCTGCCGCTGGGCACCGGGCAGCCGCGCCTCGTCGACAAGGTCACGGACTTCGGCATCCAGGACCGGTGGAATCCCGAGACCGAGGAGTGCGACCCGGTCGGCCCGGACCGCGGCCTCGGCGGCCACCTGCTGACCGCAGACGCCGAGGGCGTCGACGTGTACGACGGCCCCGGCCGCACGGGGTACGTCGTCGTGTCGAGCCAGGGCGACGACACCTTCGCGGTCTACGGCCTGACCGGACGCAACCGGGCCGTCGGCAGCTTCCGCATCCGTGGGGTCGACGGTGCCGACGACGTCAACGGCAGCGACGGCCTGGCGATCGCGAGCCGGCCGGTCGGGCCGTACACGCGCGGGCTGCTGGTCTCGCACGACGAGCCCGAGACCGGCGCGGACGTCGACCCCGAGCGCGACGCGACGAACTTCTCCTACGTCGGCTGGGGCTCGGTCGCCGACGCGCTCGGCCTGACCGCCGTACCCCGCTGA
- a CDS encoding heavy-metal-associated domain-containing protein encodes MTSTTYTVQGMTCSSCARKVTNAVSPIMGVDGTEVDIAAGTLTVTGTADPGAVRAAIGEAGYKTT; translated from the coding sequence ATGACCAGCACGACCTACACCGTCCAGGGCATGACCTGCTCGAGCTGCGCACGCAAGGTCACCAACGCTGTCTCCCCGATCATGGGCGTTGACGGCACCGAGGTCGACATCGCAGCTGGAACCCTCACCGTGACCGGAACCGCCGACCCCGGCGCCGTCCGCGCGGCCATCGGCGAAGCGGGGTACAAGACCACCTGA
- a CDS encoding heavy metal translocating P-type ATPase — protein MSTHQPQPHPGENDQHVAEAHGHHSPGHDNEHAGHDGAGHGHHGHGDHVAMFRRLFWGSLLVAVPTVLLSRMFAELVGYELPHSFVVDAVAPVLGTVLYGWFGRPFLSGAVSEIRSRQPGMMLLVALALTVAFVASWGSTLGVLAHHLDFWWELALLVVIMLLGHWIEMRSLARTTSALDSLAALLPDEAERVEGDDVVTVSPGDLRVGDIVVVRPGGSVPADGRVVQGSASMDEAMITGESRTVRRGPGDPVIAGTIATDSGLRVEVAATGEKTTLAGIQKLVADAQASGSRAQRLADTAAGWLFWFALGSAVITFVVWAVVGLPDDGVIRTITVLVIACPHALGLAIPLVISIATERAARGGVLVKDRLAMETMRSVDTVLFDKTGTLTKGQPTVTAVQPAGGSPLSSEDVLSLAAAAEADSEHPLARAIVRAAERRALEVPKAHDFVSHPAVGVSAVVDGRTVQVGGPALLSQVEGDELEIADSWRDEGAIILHVVVDGDVEGALRLADEIREESRAAVQALHDRGVQVVMITGDAEAVARSVGDELGIDRVYAGVRPEDKSSKVAELQGEERTVAMVGDGVNDAPALAKADVGIAIGAGTDVAIGSAGIILASDDPRSVLSVIELSRATYRKSMQNLAWGAGYNLAAVPLAAGVLAPVGFVLPMSVGAVLMSVSTVVVALNAQLLRRLDLRPEAAAPLGERQPEPNSVHEPA, from the coding sequence GTGAGTACGCACCAGCCTCAACCGCATCCGGGCGAGAACGATCAGCACGTTGCAGAGGCGCATGGTCACCACAGCCCCGGCCACGACAATGAGCACGCCGGCCATGACGGCGCCGGCCACGGGCACCATGGGCACGGAGATCACGTGGCCATGTTTCGGAGGCTCTTCTGGGGATCGCTCCTGGTCGCGGTGCCTACCGTGCTGCTGTCGCGGATGTTCGCCGAGCTGGTTGGTTACGAGCTGCCGCACAGCTTCGTCGTGGATGCCGTCGCGCCGGTTCTCGGCACCGTCCTCTACGGGTGGTTCGGTCGTCCCTTCCTCTCGGGTGCCGTGAGCGAGATCCGGTCTCGTCAGCCCGGGATGATGCTGCTCGTCGCGCTGGCGCTGACGGTCGCGTTCGTCGCCTCGTGGGGATCCACGCTCGGAGTGCTCGCTCACCACCTCGACTTCTGGTGGGAGCTCGCTCTGCTGGTCGTGATCATGCTGCTCGGCCACTGGATCGAGATGCGCTCTCTTGCGCGTACGACCTCGGCCCTGGACTCCCTCGCGGCGCTGCTGCCCGATGAGGCAGAGCGCGTCGAGGGGGACGACGTCGTGACTGTCTCTCCGGGCGACTTGCGCGTCGGTGACATTGTCGTGGTGCGTCCCGGAGGCAGTGTCCCGGCTGACGGGCGGGTCGTCCAAGGCTCGGCCTCGATGGACGAGGCGATGATCACAGGTGAGTCCCGCACTGTTCGGCGCGGGCCCGGTGATCCGGTGATCGCAGGCACGATCGCGACTGACTCAGGTCTCCGCGTCGAGGTTGCGGCCACGGGAGAGAAGACGACGCTCGCCGGCATCCAGAAGCTCGTCGCCGACGCGCAGGCGTCCGGTTCCCGGGCGCAGCGGCTGGCCGACACCGCAGCCGGTTGGCTGTTCTGGTTCGCCCTCGGGTCGGCCGTGATCACGTTCGTCGTCTGGGCCGTGGTGGGCCTGCCCGATGACGGGGTCATCCGAACGATCACGGTCTTGGTCATCGCCTGCCCCCACGCGCTCGGTCTGGCGATCCCGCTGGTGATCTCGATCGCGACTGAGCGCGCCGCTCGTGGCGGAGTGCTGGTCAAGGATCGCCTTGCGATGGAGACGATGCGCTCGGTCGACACGGTCCTGTTCGACAAGACCGGGACGTTGACCAAGGGTCAGCCCACGGTCACCGCTGTGCAGCCGGCAGGCGGCAGCCCGCTGTCATCCGAGGATGTCCTGTCCTTGGCTGCCGCTGCCGAGGCCGACTCCGAGCACCCGTTGGCACGCGCCATCGTGCGGGCCGCTGAGCGCCGCGCCCTGGAAGTGCCGAAGGCCCACGACTTCGTCTCGCATCCCGCAGTCGGTGTCTCTGCGGTCGTCGACGGCCGCACCGTGCAGGTCGGCGGTCCCGCGCTGCTCTCACAGGTCGAAGGTGACGAGCTCGAGATCGCCGACTCCTGGCGCGATGAAGGGGCGATCATCCTCCACGTCGTCGTCGACGGCGACGTGGAGGGTGCCCTGCGGCTGGCCGATGAGATCCGTGAGGAGTCCCGTGCCGCTGTACAGGCCCTGCACGACCGCGGCGTCCAGGTGGTCATGATCACCGGCGACGCCGAAGCCGTGGCCCGCTCGGTGGGCGATGAGCTCGGGATCGACCGCGTGTACGCCGGGGTCCGCCCCGAGGACAAGTCGTCCAAGGTTGCTGAGCTTCAGGGAGAAGAGCGCACGGTGGCGATGGTCGGGGACGGGGTCAACGACGCTCCCGCGCTGGCCAAGGCTGACGTGGGGATCGCGATCGGCGCCGGCACCGACGTCGCTATCGGCTCGGCGGGGATCATCCTCGCCTCGGACGACCCCCGCTCGGTGCTGTCGGTGATCGAGCTGTCGCGCGCCACGTACCGCAAGAGCATGCAGAACCTGGCGTGGGGTGCCGGCTACAACCTGGCGGCGGTACCACTCGCAGCGGGCGTGCTCGCGCCCGTCGGGTTCGTGCTGCCGATGTCTGTCGGAGCGGTGCTGATGTCGGTCTCCACTGTGGTGGTCGCACTCAACGCCCAGCTCCTGCGGCGGCTCGACCTTCGCCCCGAGGCTGCCGCTCCGCTCGGGGAGCGACAGCCGGAACCGAACTCGGTCCACGAGCCGGCATGA
- a CDS encoding response regulator transcription factor yields MTVQQNDRRSRVMVVDDERALAGMIANYLDRAGHHVRVVHTGTEAVPAAREWAPDVVVLDLGLPGVDGVEVCRQIRTFSDCLVLMVTARDGETDTLIGLSVGADDYMSKPFSVRELVARVGVLLRRPRASASVPAAGLRLGGLHVDPQAREVLLDGSPVHLTRTEFELLATLLAQPRRAFGRRALIDEIWGPDWVGDEHLVDTHVAHVRRKLDDDPARPRFIETVRGIGYRAGSGS; encoded by the coding sequence ATGACGGTGCAGCAGAACGACCGCCGGTCCCGTGTGATGGTGGTCGATGACGAACGAGCCTTGGCAGGGATGATCGCGAACTACCTCGATCGTGCGGGCCATCACGTGCGAGTCGTCCACACCGGCACCGAGGCGGTTCCGGCCGCCCGCGAATGGGCCCCGGATGTTGTCGTCCTCGACCTTGGGCTTCCCGGCGTGGACGGTGTCGAGGTCTGCCGTCAGATCCGTACGTTCTCCGACTGCCTGGTGCTGATGGTCACCGCCAGGGACGGCGAGACCGACACGTTGATCGGCCTTTCAGTCGGGGCAGACGACTACATGAGTAAGCCGTTCAGCGTGCGGGAGCTCGTCGCACGCGTAGGTGTCCTGCTTCGACGGCCGCGCGCCTCGGCGTCCGTGCCTGCGGCCGGTCTGCGGCTGGGCGGCCTGCACGTGGACCCCCAGGCCCGGGAGGTGCTGCTCGACGGCTCGCCGGTCCATCTGACTCGTACCGAGTTCGAGCTGCTGGCGACGCTGCTCGCGCAGCCGCGACGCGCGTTTGGTCGACGAGCGTTGATCGATGAGATCTGGGGTCCGGACTGGGTGGGCGATGAGCACCTCGTCGACACACATGTCGCGCACGTGCGGCGCAAGCTCGACGACGATCCTGCGCGCCCTCGGTTCATCGAGACGGTCCGTGGCATCGGCTACCGAGCGGGTAGCGGGTCATGA
- a CDS encoding sensor histidine kinase: MIDVADDGDGIAEEHLSHVFERFYRTDSARDRDHGGAGIGLAICRSVVRAHGGSIIARSGGLGTGATFRITLPTS, encoded by the coding sequence GTGATCGATGTCGCCGACGACGGAGACGGCATCGCTGAGGAGCACCTGTCGCACGTGTTCGAACGCTTCTACCGGACGGACAGCGCCCGCGACCGGGACCACGGCGGCGCCGGCATCGGACTTGCGATCTGCCGCTCGGTGGTACGCGCTCACGGAGGGTCGATCATCGCCCGTAGCGGCGGACTCGGCACGGGCGCAACGTTCCGGATCACCCTGCCGACTTCATGA